ATCCAGCGCGACGGCCAGTTCCGCGGGCTCCCGGATCGACTGGAGGATGGGACGCCCCGGCTGGTGGCCGCGCTGATCGCACGGCAGGGAGAGCTGGACGGGCACTTCCAGCCGGGTGTGCTGGGCATGCCCCTGGGCCTGCCGCCCATTCCCGAAGAGGACATCGATCTCATCTTCTCGTGGATTGAGCAGGGCGCGCCCGAATAGCTCGAAAGCGGATTCGCACCTCACCCCGGAGGATTCCCCCTTGGCTCGCTTTCCATGGACTACCCTGCCCATGGGGATGGACCCGGGGAAGAGGCACGTCGCTTGAGCATTCGGAATGTCATCGTCATCGGAGGCACGGGCGATATCGGACGCGCCGTCGTCCACAAGCTGCGCGCGGAGGGGCTGCGCGTGGTGTGCGCCGCGAGTGACGTGACGACGGAGACGGCGGACTGCCTGCACGTGGATGTCACGCGCGAGGACTCCGTGAGGGCGCTGTTCGAACGGGCGGAGGCGGAGACGGGTCCTGTCGAGGTCCTGGTCAACTGCGCGGGCGTCGGAGTCTTCACGCCGCTCCACGAGACGACCCTCGAGGACTGGAACCGGACCCTGGACGTGAACCTCACGGGCACGTTCCTGTGCGCGCGCGAGGCCTTCCGGTGGATGAAGCCCCGGGGCGGCGGGCGGATCATCCACATCGGGTCCGTGAGCGACCACCTCACGCTGCCCATGAACGGGGCCTACGCCGCGGCGAAGCATGGC
This DNA window, taken from Corallococcus coralloides DSM 2259, encodes the following:
- a CDS encoding SDR family oxidoreductase; translation: MSIRNVIVIGGTGDIGRAVVHKLRAEGLRVVCAASDVTTETADCLHVDVTREDSVRALFERAEAETGPVEVLVNCAGVGVFTPLHETTLEDWNRTLDVNLTGTFLCAREAFRWMKPRGGGRIIHIGSVSDHLTLPMNGAYAAAKHGVRGLTGVLNEEGKAFGIRATLLSLGAVYTSFWKSRPEFSPADMLAVEDVAQCIWEIAIKPPNVRIDELRLVPPQGVL